Within the Opitutaceae bacterium TAV5 genome, the region CGTCGATCACCTCGCCACGCTCCTCTCGTCGTGGTGTGCGTTTGGCCAATACGGCAAACTCTTCGATGGCCAGACCAACGTTTCGCTCACCGGCGAAGTCACCCATTTCGAACTCGGCTACATCCCCGAACAAGCCCTCGAACTCAAAACCGCCGCCGGCCTGCTCGTCACCGGGTTTTCCCGCCAGCACATCATCTCGCTGCCGCGCCATCTGCGCAAACGCATCATCTACGAAGAATTGTCCCGTTTCCTCGAAGTGCCGGGCGGCGACAAGATCGTCGCCGAATCCTACGCACAGCTCCGCAAGTTCAACTGCTGGACGCTCTCCATCGTGCAACAATACAGCCGGTTCAAGGACGCGAAAATCCGCCCCGCCGTGATCGGCAACAGCAAACAGTTTTTCCTGATGCGGCAGTTCGACCGCAACGACGTGGACGACATCGCCCGCGACATCGGACTCCCCGAATCCGTCTGCGCTGCGATCCAGAACTACCCCATGCCGGAGCAACAGCCCGTCGACAAAAAATTCTCCAGCCTCTGCTACTTCTCTCCCGTCACCGATCCGCCGCTGTGCGGCACGGTGCGCTACGTCCAACCCGATCCGGAGGAAAATCATGAAGAGGAAAAACAATCCGCGTAGGATCGTCGCCACTGCCTGCGCTCTCGGTCTCGCCGTCGCCGGCCTGTCCGGTTGCAGCACGGCGGGCGGCATGGCGTCGGATATCGGCCTTGCCGGCGCCGGCGGCGCGCTCGCCTACGAACTGTCCGATGGCGACATCGGCATCACCGCCGCCGGAGCCACCGCCGGCTACCTCGCCTCGAAAATCACGCAGTCGCAGGTCAGAAAAGCGCTGAACGAGGCGGAGCAACGCGGCTACGACCGCGCGATGAACCAGGCAGTAAAACAGCAATACTGGATCATCCAGAACCAGCAGCGCTCGTTCGCGACCCGCGACGAGGCCACAACCCGCCTCGTGCCGGTGGAACTGCCCGAAGCCACCGTCAACGGCGTCATCCTGAACCCGTCCATCGAATACCTCCGCGTCGAACCATGAAAACGCTCCTCCTACCTTTCCTTTTCCTTTCTCTCGGCCTGTTCCCTTCCGTGAGCCGCGCCGCGTGGCCGGTGACCGACGCCGTCAATCTGGCCAACAACACACGCCAGCATGTCGCCACGCTCGCCCAGTGGGCGGACAGCATCGCGCGGCTGCGGACGCAGATCGACCAGTTGAACCAGCAGATCAACATTCAGGACGACCTCCGCAAATGGTCGGGCAATCCCGTCGAGGCTGGAGCCAATGTGCTGCTGGATGTCTTGGGCGAAGAGGATTTGGCCAAAACCTACGGCAAAACCCGTGACGAAATCGTCCGCATCACGCAAAGCCTCGACTCGCTGCAAAACACCGCTGACGGCAGTTACCGCGCCCTTCGCAACGTCGATATCGAGGGCGGATCCATGGCACACGATCCGCTGACCTTCCGCCGCTACTCGGTTCTCGACGCCAAACAGGAGAACGCCGTGCAGGTCACGGATGAAACCAAAATCCGCACCGACGAACTTCAGGAGGAAATCGCTCTGACCCTTGTGGAACTGAAGGCGGCGACGACGGATGCCGAAGTGCAAAAGCTCTCGGCCAAGCTGGCGGTCCTCAACGGCCAACTCGAACAGGTCGAGGCGACGCGCCGTCGTCAGGTCGATGAAGTCGCCCTGCAAAAAATCGCAAATGATGCCCGCATTGAACAGGAACGGCTCGCCGCCGCCGAACTGGAGGCGAAGGACAACCATCTGGCGAATCGCCGCATCACCTCGTGGATGAAAACCCTCAAACTCAGGAGCGAACTCCAATGAAAAATCTCCCCGTCGTTTTTCTTTCCGCCCTCGCGTTCTTCGCCGCTGGATGCGGTCCAAGCCAGTCCGACCGGGATGCACGGGAGCGCGCCCGCCTCGAACTGGAGGAGCAGTCCCGCCGTGATGCCGAGCGGGCCAACCAGGCGATTACGGAAATGAACAAAAAGATGTTCCGGAAACTGACGCCGGAGGAGCAGGCGCAGCGTGAGGCCGAAAAACAGCGGCAGGTGCAGGAGCTTCTGGAGGCCCAGAAAAAGGCGGATGCCGAAGCTGTCGGATCGGCCGACAAAATTCACTGAAAATGCAACGCCATGGAAATCCTGATACCATCGATTGAGAGCAAAATCACGGCGCTGGTGCTGGCGTTCCGGTTCATCGTTTTTGCCATCATGGTGGTCGGGCTCGTCTGCTACATGGGCACCGGACATCCCACCGGAACCGCCGTGGTCAAGACGCTAGCAAAGGCAGTCGTCATCGTCGCGGCGGTGGCGACGATGGAAAGCTGGTTTCCCCGCGTGGAAAAAACTTTTCTCTCGGTCGCCGAATACATCGATCCCGGCTACAACGAGAATCCGACCTCGTCTGCCGACGAGATCCGCGAATCCACTACGACCAATCCGGAAGAGCAGGAGTGGTCGTGGCGACGGCTCAACGAGTCGATCTATCAGGCCGTCTCCAATGCGCTCGCCAACATTTTTATCTACATCGGGACCCTCATCACCGTGCCGATGTTGATCCTGCAATACGTGTTGCGGTGGCTGCTCTACCTCATCACGCCCTTCGCTCTCGCCATCTTCATGGTGCCGGGCCTGACCAGCATCGGCGTCCGGTTTTTCCAGCAAATGCTGGCGATCTTCGCCTGGCCCATCGGCTTCGCGCTCACGAACCTGGTGGCGCTGTCCGTCTGGACGGATTTCCGGAACACAGTCGGAGCCAATCCGGAAACGGTGAGCGACATCCTTTATTCGCCGCTGCTCAACATGGTCGGCGGCATCCTCGCCACGATCATGATCATCGTCGGCATGGTTTCGACACCGTTCGTCATGCAGATGCTCTTCGCGCAGGGCGCGGGCTTCACTGGTCGATCCGGCAATCCCGTCACCATCGTGCGCGGCACGGCCAATCTCACGCCAAGCATGCAGGGTCGGTTTGGTGGTGGAGGAAGCAAGGCGCGCGGACGTTCCGCCTCTTCAACTGCGGTGGTAGCATTACCGCCTTCGCCGCCGCCCGCGGTTCGTGGCGCGACGCCGGGAATCTGACGAAAGGAACTTGTCATGGAGTCATTGGACAAATCAGAAGCACGCTTGCGGGAGACGCCAATCGATCAGACCCGGCGACTGCCGGCTGACGCCGGCAAGACACGAGAGCGTTTTTCGCCGACGCGGTTGTTCGCTGACAATGCCTTTGCCGCCCGCATGTGGTTCCTCGTTGCCTGTGGGGCGGTCGCCTTCGCCATCCTGCAGCCGTATCTGATTATCGGTGCCTACCGCATGCGCGAACGCGTCGTGGTCCTCGATGGAGGCGGAACGTTTTCCGTTTCGCCGCTGCTCGGCTTCGAGGAAGCCAGGGAGCTTCACGAAGCAATGGCGCTCTGGGCCACGCTGGCGTTTTTCCAGCGCAACCCGCGCGGGTTCGATTACCCGGACATGCTGCAAAAACTTTTCCTCGTGGAAGCGGCGGCCAAAGCACAGGACGACCGTGAGCAGACGCACGACGAATTTCTTGGAAAAAACATCCACCAGAAACCGGAGGTGTTCCGGATTGAAATCCTGCAAACGCGAAATGACTACGTGCTGGTTCGGGTGGAGGGCCAGTTGATCAGAACCGGGGTGTTCGGGAATCAGGCGTTCACGGAGTCGCCAAAATTCACCCTCAACCTCTCGTTCGCGCGCAATCCGAACATGCTCGCGAACAAACGCTATCCGCTCGGCGTATGGAAATACGACTACACCCTTCTTTAACGGCGAGCGTCGCCCTGCTCGCGCTGGCGCTGGCCGGAAGCTCCGAAACCGGAGCACGACCGATTCCGTCCGATCCGTCCAAACCGGCGTCTCCGGCCAAACGGCCGCAAGTGATCAAACAGTTCCCGCTGGATGAACGCACCGTTTACGAAATCCCTATCGGTCGCGATGTGCCGACAACGCTGATGTTCCCCTCGGCGCTGACCGCTATCGAGGCTGCGAACATTTCCACCCATCCGGAAACACCCGCTCCGGTGCTGCTCGCCTACACGCCGGGCCGGTATTTTTTCAGCGTTCGGGCTCTGGAGCCGAATGCGAAGGCCGCGGTCAACGTCATCTGGAAGAACCGGACATTTGTCCTGCGCTTCGTCACGTCGGAGGAACCGTATGGCTCGGTCACGTTTTACGAGGATGCGTTGGCCGGTCGCAGCGCCAGTTTTAAAAAGCGAGTGACGCCGGAGACGCTTCTTGGCCTGCTCGACCGCGCCAAAAGTTTCCGGCTCGTCGCGCAGCAATATCCGGAAGCCGTGCAGCAGATCGAACACGCCGCGCCCGGCGATGTGACCTTGTATAAGGATTTTCAGGTGACGGTTGAGGAAGTGTTCCGATTCGACCCCGAGGACACACTGGTCTTCAAACTCCGGTTGAAGAACGCGGGGGAGAAGGAGGTCATCTATCAATCGCAGCGTCTGGCTGCGCGTGTCGGTCAGCATGTTTATCATGCGTCCATCGCCGACGCCTCCGGGATCATTCCGCCGAAAGCGGAAGCGACGGGCTATTTTGCCATCACCGGAACGCCCAATGGCGGACGGGCCAATCTCAGCATCAAAAACCGGTTCAGCGTTATCGTCCCGCGAGTCGAGCGTGACGCCCGCCTCGTCCTGCCGGAGTAGCCGCCATGAAACTCTGGACTTTTATCAAATCTCCGTCCGGCAACGTCGTTCTCTTCGTCGGCGTCGTTCTGGTCGGCGCCGCGATGGTCTGGCGCTCGCATGCACGTGACAAGGCGCGGGCCGAACAAATGACGCGCGTGGAAACGCCCGCTCCCTCGGTCGGACGCGAGTCCATCCAGCGGACTGGCGTGCCGCTCAAAATTCCGCCTGCTCCATTGTGGTCGGAAAAACCGAAAGACGACACTCCCGCCGAATCCCGTCCCCATGTCGTCCGCCAGCGGTCAGCCAACCAGCCGGCGAAATCACAGGTGCTGCCGATCAGCCTGTTCACCGGTTCGTCGGGAACGGGAAGCGAGGCCGACGAGTTGTCGAAAATCTACGCACCCTATGGACGGATGATCCCTTGTGAAACGGTCGTGACCATCGAGTCATCCAGCCTGGACACGCCGGTCATTGGGCTGGTCACCGAAGATGTCTGGCACGAGGGCAGGCTGGTCATTCCTGCCGGTGTCGAGGTCCATGGGCGGGCCTCGCTGGATCGCTCGCGCGAGCGGATCGCGATTTCCGGCAAATGGGTCGTCGTCTGGCGCGACGGAAGTGCGCTCAATGGCACGGAGCTCGTGCTCAGCGGCATCGCGCTGGATCGCGAACGCAACGACGTAACCGGTGAGTTTGGCTTGCGCGATGGCTCCGCCGGTCTGGTCGGCCGACTCATCAGGTCGGACAACTGGCAGGAAATAAAACTCTTCGCCGCCACCTTTCTCTCCGGCATGGCGAGCGGGTTTATGGAAATGCAGGATCAGACCACCGCCTACGGAGGTGTTTGGGAAGTTCCCAAAGCGTCCGGCCGCAATGCCGCGCTTCAGGGCACGGCCGATGTGTTGAACCTGTATGCGAAGCGCATCCAGGAAGTCATCGAGCGCGACGGTTTTTACGTCCGCGTTCCTGCCGGAAAACAATTTTACCTCTACGTGACCGAAACCCTCGATCAGGGGAAGGGCACGCGAGGCAACGTCCGCATTGGAGAAATCTGGAGAAAGGAGTCATCCCATGAAACCAACCCGCCATCCCGGTAGCCTGTTCCCTGCTTGTGCGTTGATCGCACTGCTGGCAGCAGGCTGCGAGTCATCAAAAAAACCGCCGCCGTCCATCGAGGCATCGCCGCCGTCGCCTGTTGCCGGAACCGATCTGGATCAGGGCAACACGGAAAAAGTCCGGACTGGTGAAACGCTGAAGGCGTATCCGGTCGGGCGCTTCGTCGATCCCAACGATCCGAACGTGATGCACGAGTCGCACGTCGTTTACCGGAAGGAAGCCGGTGCAAGCTGGAATCTCTCGCCCAATGCGCCGACCGTCGTCCCGCTCGGTCCCGTGCTGGCGGTATCCGATCCGTCCTCACAACCGAATCCACTGCCCGCGGAACTGGAACAGAAGATTGCCGAGCAGAACCAGTTGATGGCCGCGCTCATCGAACAAAACGAGGCGCTGGTCGCCGAACTGGCCAAGCTCAACAAGGACATCGCCGAACTGCGAAAAAAGCAGGCAGGCAACATTACGGAGGAGAAATGAATATGGCTGCCAATGCTCCCGCCGATACCGGCCTTCAGATGGAAATTCCGCCCCATCTGCTGGACGTTTTTTCCCGGGCGGAACGCGAACTCGCGGCTGCCTATGGCGCGAGTCCGACTGTCGAGCAACTGATCCGCATGTGGCTGGCGTGCGCCACCTCATGGAAAGTCACGACGGAGTTCGAGCGTGGCGTGATGGGCATCAAAAACGTGCCGCTTCCGTTGCCGCTGGAGGAACACTACGATGAACGCGCGATCACGCTTTAGTCACTTTGGGCGACTCCCGCTCAAACAAGGTCAAATGCCAATGGCGACCAGCCGTCTTGTGTCAAAAATGGCTGGGGAAACACAGGAGGCATTATGCCATTAAAAGAACAAGTCGCCGCCAGGAAGGCGCAGGAACGTCCGAGCCTTCGGAGAAACCCGGAAATCGACGCCAAGCTGGATCGGTTTATCGAGGAAAATCCAAAGCTCCACGAGTATTACAGCGGACTCAGCAAAGAGGAGCTGGTTCGCAAGCAGATGCTCGCGAAAATGCAGCGCAACGAATACACCAACGGGCGCAACCAGGAGATCGTCGCCTGGGTCGAGGAACATCCCGAGATCAAGGCCAGGGTCGAGGAGCGCATCAAAAACGTGCCCGCCGAAAACCGTCAGCGAGCGTTCATCAACGCCGCGAAATCGGAAGCGATGAACCAGACGGTCAAGGCGGGGCAGGGCATTCGCGCGTAATCGCATCGCGGACGTTCCGGACAGCAGCGGCGAGGGCTTCGGCTCTCGCCGCTTTTTGCGGCCCGGTAAAGTTGCCGGATGACACGAAACCGATGCCGGGCGTAATCCGGGGAAAACGCAGGTTTCGTTGTCCCTATTTCGATTCGCACTTCGGGAGTAAAATAGCGCGTCAACAAAAAATTCAACCGTAACAAAATTATGAATACAACGACACGAGCACTCCTCCAGACACTGCTAACCAATGATCCGCTCCTCACGCCGCCGGAGCGCACCGTCCTCGAACGGACACTCGCCGGCCAGCCGGAAGCCGCCATCACCGCGCGTCCGTCCGGGCCGGATGGTCCGCCGCTGCTGGTCACGCAGCAGCAGGTGGCCAAGACCCTGAACCTGAGCCGCGTCACCATCTGGCGCATGACCCGCGACCGTCTCCTGCATCCGGTCGAAGTCCTGCCCGGCACCTGGCGCTACCAGTGGAATGAAGTCGCCCGGCTGGCCGAGGAAGGCCAGAGGGCCGTTATCGCTCCCGCCAAACGAAGCCAGTCCTTCTCTATCGCCGTGTAGCGCGAGCAGGCGCAGAGATGTTGAGACGAAGCTGTAGCAATCGGAAGACCGGAACAGGGAGATGGATCGAGAGGCCAAGGCTGCCAAAACGGCCTTGGCCTTTCCCGTATGCTCCAATCGTTTTTGGACGAGGGAAGGGCGGGCCTGCCTTCCGATTTTCCGCACCGATACACCCCGCAGACGGTTTTGGAATCGGCCTAACCATCATTCAATTAGCGATTAATTGAATAAGCACATTTTGAGCATTGGAAAATATTCAGATATGTGTTCATTCGAACACTTATTGATAGTTACGCACATTCAGTTCACCGACGCCATGCTCACCGAAAAACAGGAATCCATTCTCGACTACATGCGTGAAGTGCAGGCCGAACGCAGCATCCCGCCGAGCACGCGCGACATTCAAAAACACTTCGGCTACGAGAGCCAGAATGCGGTCATGAACCACCTCCGCGCCCTTGCCCGCAAGGGGCAGATCGAGCAGATCGACGGACGAACTTGGGGGCTCCGCGCCCGGACCGTGCAGGGGCAGCTTTTTACTGTGCCAGTCTATGGCACCATCCCTGCCGGAACGCCGACCATGCAGGAACAGGAGTCGGATCAGACCATCCGGATCGATCCCGCGCTTTTTGGCGTCACTCGGCCGGGGAAACGGCGGCAACTGTGGGCACTGCGGGTCAGCGGCGACTCGATGACCGATGCCCATATTCTCGACGGCGACCTCGCCATCCTCGAACGCCGGGAACCTCGTGAAGGCGACATCGTTGCCGCGCTCGTGGACGACACGACCACCACGCTCAAGCGGCTCGTTTACCGGGGTGGCCAAGCGATCCTGCATCCGGAAAACAAACGTTACGAGGACATCGTTCCGGAAAACGGACTCGAATGCCAGGGCGTCCTCGTCGGCGTGATCCGCCGCACACAGGCGTGAGTTATCCTCAATTTTTCAAAACACCGTCGGCTTTACGCCAAGGTTCGCCTTGCGGCTTCCCGTTCAGGATGCTCGAAAGCCTCGGCAAACTGGTCGAGTTCCCGCGCTGTCATTCCAAGGGCGCTCCCTTTTTCGCGCCAACCGGAAACAGCGCGCTCCACTTCGCCGAGAATCGTTTTCGCCCTACGTAACGGGATTCTAAAATAGGCGATGACCGACAGGAGGGCATCGATCGTTGCCTCGGGACCGCTCTCTTCGGAAATCCAGGTTTTTAGTTCCCGAACACGATCAGGGAAGGGATTCAGATCGAAGGCCGGAGCGAGCCGCCACAGACCACGATTGAAATGGAGAAACCCATGGTTGCGCAGATGGTCGTCCACATTGGTGATCAGAATCGAATAGGCCATACGCCGCCATAATTCATCGATGTCATCCTGAGCGGCGGCGCCATGAATCCGCAGGGCATCCACGATCTCCGTATAAAAATGATCCTGCGAATCGTCCGGCTCGGCTCCCACCATGGTGGCGGCCGAGACATACATGAGCCGGCCACCGCCTTGAGGACGATCAAAGCGTTTGATCAAGGCCACGGGCAGGCCATCGCTGGCGACCAGCCGTGTATCCGCCGCATGGATTCCCGCCGCCTGTGCGAGTTGCATCGCCAGCACCTCGCCCTTGGTGACAGGCCGTTCGTCATGCACACTGGGAAATTTTCCGATGGCGAGGCATCCGTCTTCATCAACCACCGTACATTTGGGACGCATCCCGCCGAGAGAAGTGCCCCGTCCGCGCAGGTAGGCAAGATCGGCAGCCGTTTCGTTCTCCGTCTCAACCGCACGGGTCGCCGTCAGCAAACGGCTTAATTCCACAAGCGGC harbors:
- a CDS encoding heme-binding protein, translated to MLTEKQESILDYMREVQAERSIPPSTRDIQKHFGYESQNAVMNHLRALARKGQIEQIDGRTWGLRARTVQGQLFTVPVYGTIPAGTPTMQEQESDQTIRIDPALFGVTRPGKRRQLWALRVSGDSMTDAHILDGDLAILERREPREGDIVAALVDDTTTTLKRLVYRGGQAILHPENKRYEDIVPENGLECQGVLVGVIRRTQA
- a CDS encoding phosphatidylinositol kinase, encoding MKQTIQVYLGDEQHRVGTLHYDVNGPRERAAFAYDPAWLESSDRFSLEPGLPLVSGAQFHRKTKAGSVFHAVIADTEPDGWARRVILRDHAKRRQEARRAGQASKPGHFNAMDFLLAVDDSSRVGALRFKDEAGVFCRAAEAGRRTTPPLVELSRLLTATRAVETENETAADLAYLRGRGTSLGGMRPKCTVVDEDGCLAIGKFPSVHDERPVTKGEVLAMQLAQAAGIHAADTRLVASDGLPVALIKRFDRPQGGGRLMYVSAATMVGAEPDDSQDHFYTEIVDALRIHGAAAQDDIDELWRRMAYSILITNVDDHLRNHGFLHFNRGLWRLAPAFDLNPFPDRVRELKTWISEESGPEATIDALLSVIAYFRIPLRRAKTILGEVERAVSGWREKGSALGMTARELDQFAEAFEHPEREAARRTLA